In the Leptospira semungkisensis genome, one interval contains:
- a CDS encoding DUF4253 domain-containing protein, with translation MHFTTLDAEAALESALASIGSSERLLICGRPDEKENLQEMIDLSTDSESSILEMSKQVDIDAWFTERKKIYSEEWEEFGESESEILGAWPEEPLVLHSISLHKDILTVNFLPKVTVAHVSVAHPWEIPAKLKYGGWNECPEPAIHCALWKRWHERYGAEIVGCSHNVIEAIVARPPINQADALALAWEQFFYCPDIVYQGVASVSNLASTLMNHKTWYFWWD, from the coding sequence ATGCATTTTACTACTCTTGATGCAGAGGCTGCACTCGAAAGTGCTCTTGCGTCAATCGGCTCATCCGAAAGACTTTTAATTTGTGGTAGACCAGACGAAAAAGAAAACCTGCAGGAAATGATCGATCTTTCTACGGATAGTGAAAGCTCGATATTGGAGATGAGTAAACAAGTCGATATAGATGCATGGTTCACTGAGCGAAAGAAAATTTACTCGGAAGAATGGGAAGAATTCGGTGAATCTGAATCTGAAATCTTAGGAGCTTGGCCTGAAGAACCCTTAGTACTACATTCGATCTCATTACACAAAGATATTCTTACTGTAAACTTTCTGCCGAAAGTTACTGTTGCCCATGTCTCCGTCGCTCATCCTTGGGAAATACCGGCAAAACTTAAATACGGCGGTTGGAATGAATGCCCTGAGCCGGCTATCCATTGCGCATTGTGGAAGCGATGGCATGAACGTTATGGCGCCGAAATTGTTGGTTGTTCGCATAACGTCATTGAGGCGATTGTAGCAAGGCCGCCCATCAATCAGGCCGACGCCTTGGCTTTAGCTTGGGAGCAGTTCTTTTATTGCCCAGATATTGTGTATCAAGGAGTTGCCTCGGTATCCAATCTAGCGTCTACTTTGATGAACCACAAAACTTGGTATTTTTGGTGGGATTGA
- a CDS encoding 6-pyruvoyl trahydropterin synthase family protein has product MFFQETGKFYIRIEERFESAHYLYKYFPDGSDEPIHGHSFKVEVYLSGKDNIREDGISFDFLTSKLRLKELVSELDHILINDHPDFKTINPTSENMARWFYFGLKESVIAANGKVERIVVHEGPENLAYFEPT; this is encoded by the coding sequence ATGTTTTTTCAAGAAACGGGCAAATTCTACATTCGGATCGAAGAAAGATTCGAATCCGCACATTATCTTTATAAGTATTTCCCGGATGGTTCCGATGAGCCTATCCACGGGCATTCCTTTAAGGTGGAGGTCTATCTTTCGGGAAAGGACAATATCCGAGAAGATGGGATCAGTTTCGACTTCTTAACCTCAAAGCTTCGTTTAAAAGAGTTGGTGTCCGAGTTAGACCATATTCTGATCAACGATCACCCGGACTTTAAGACGATTAACCCGACTTCTGAGAATATGGCTCGCTGGTTTTATTTTGGATTAAAGGAAAGCGTGATCGCTGCGAATGGAAAGGTAGAACGCATCGTTGTCCATGAAGGCCCTGAGAATTTGGCCTACTTCGAGCCGACCTGA
- a CDS encoding MBL fold metallo-hydrolase: MATLSKRRPENQVGPFYVDSSCIDCETCRILAPQVFGEDRIGSFVQKQPESELETFQALQALVSCPTASIGTEDRLDLQEAKASFPRKIADSVYHCGFHSKSSFGAFSYLIVREEGNILIDSPRYIPSLAEKIKSLGGIRYHFLTHRDDIADHEKFHQEFGTQRIIHEGDLSSLPEAEIVIHGNDPYSLAKDLVILPGPGHTKGHSTLLYKNEFLFTGDHLAFDPKKERLIAFRNACWYSWEKQTESMRLLEKYDFEWVLPGHGHPTHADREKMKEMLRSCISWMESR, encoded by the coding sequence ATGGCAACTCTTTCTAAGAGAAGACCCGAAAATCAAGTCGGTCCGTTCTATGTAGACTCTAGTTGTATAGATTGCGAGACTTGTCGTATTCTCGCTCCGCAGGTGTTCGGCGAGGATCGAATCGGTTCCTTTGTTCAAAAACAACCTGAATCGGAGCTGGAAACTTTTCAAGCATTGCAGGCTTTGGTTTCTTGTCCCACTGCTTCGATCGGCACGGAAGATCGTTTGGATTTACAAGAGGCAAAGGCTTCCTTTCCTCGAAAGATTGCAGACAGTGTATATCATTGTGGGTTTCATTCTAAATCTTCTTTCGGTGCCTTCTCTTATTTAATTGTAAGGGAAGAAGGGAACATACTCATAGATTCTCCCAGATACATTCCTTCCTTAGCAGAGAAAATTAAAAGCTTAGGGGGAATTCGCTACCATTTCCTGACTCATAGGGACGATATCGCCGATCACGAAAAATTCCACCAGGAGTTCGGAACTCAGAGAATCATTCATGAAGGAGATCTTTCTTCCTTACCCGAAGCAGAAATCGTAATACATGGAAATGATCCTTATTCGCTTGCGAAGGATCTGGTCATTCTTCCGGGACCTGGACATACAAAGGGTCATAGCACCTTATTGTATAAGAACGAATTTCTGTTCACTGGAGATCATCTTGCATTTGATCCTAAGAAGGAAAGGTTGATCGCGTTCAGAAATGCCTGCTGGTATTCTTGGGAGAAGCAGACCGAATCCATGAGGCTCTTAGAAAAATACGACTTTGAATGGGTTCTCCCTGGTCATGGGCATCCGACTCATGCGGATCGAGAGAAGATGAAGGAGATGCTCCGTTCCTGCATTTCCTGGATGGAAAGCAGGTAG
- a CDS encoding RNA polymerase sigma factor → MTESELAFAIESSKQTVLRSIQRHIASDMASLVEDLAQDTYLRYYLTFRNRPLLEIGELNRWLYVAARNECRRAIRKWNREGKAYSRLKAEIIVLGRKDDWELPNENLDEDKRKWLELHINLLPSPYKETMMLRLAGEKLESIAQKLEISEGTVKSRISRGKEWLSRFTNSNRKDQGGKK, encoded by the coding sequence ATGACGGAATCTGAATTAGCCTTCGCAATCGAATCAAGTAAGCAAACTGTCCTGAGATCCATTCAAAGGCATATTGCTTCTGATATGGCGTCCTTGGTCGAAGATCTGGCCCAGGATACATATCTGCGCTATTACTTAACCTTTAGAAACAGACCTCTCTTAGAAATAGGAGAATTGAATCGTTGGTTGTATGTGGCCGCAAGGAATGAATGCAGAAGAGCGATTCGGAAATGGAACCGAGAAGGCAAGGCATACTCTCGACTAAAAGCGGAGATCATAGTGTTAGGCAGAAAAGACGATTGGGAATTGCCTAACGAGAATTTGGACGAAGATAAAAGGAAATGGCTGGAGTTGCATATTAATCTCTTGCCTTCGCCATATAAAGAAACTATGATGTTACGGCTAGCTGGAGAGAAATTAGAATCCATAGCGCAGAAGCTTGAGATCTCCGAAGGAACAGTGAAGTCTCGGATCTCTCGCGGAAAAGAATGGTTATCTCGATTCACGAACTCGAATCGAAAAGACCAAGGAGGTAAGAAATGA
- a CDS encoding matrixin family metalloprotease, with amino-acid sequence MRVSFSLLFIWFITFTYCSQMDTPTGDLTWEEKQVLWMMYGKEMKNGLDLTQAAAQKWGMGIDMYPAKVRVDRMRNTIVFTESHKCNVEGIAPKSIAACEIFSSTPFYLAACSVSADIHIESSVIFIFSDRVEATAQTMMNDGDGTDPKDYIEATLAHEIGHCLGLRHSPDPQDLMFPVLTGKVFQPSESEMGAAHNLYDDKANDPGLAPKSNLYTKQSDYTYLRQYTVPSFAVFGNINFKS; translated from the coding sequence ATGAGGGTATCTTTCTCTTTATTGTTTATTTGGTTTATTACGTTTACTTACTGTTCTCAAATGGATACTCCTACCGGAGATCTTACTTGGGAAGAAAAACAAGTCCTTTGGATGATGTATGGTAAGGAAATGAAGAATGGCCTAGATCTTACCCAAGCCGCCGCTCAAAAGTGGGGAATGGGAATCGATATGTATCCCGCAAAAGTAAGAGTCGATAGAATGCGAAACACGATCGTATTCACCGAATCTCATAAATGCAATGTAGAAGGGATCGCTCCTAAAAGCATAGCAGCATGTGAGATATTTTCTTCGACTCCGTTTTATTTGGCGGCATGTTCCGTTAGTGCAGACATTCATATAGAAAGCAGCGTGATCTTCATCTTCTCTGATCGAGTAGAAGCTACTGCTCAGACAATGATGAATGACGGTGATGGAACTGATCCTAAGGATTATATCGAGGCAACCTTAGCGCATGAGATTGGACATTGCCTGGGACTGCGTCATTCTCCGGATCCACAAGATCTGATGTTCCCTGTATTGACTGGAAAAGTTTTTCAGCCTAGTGAATCAGAGATGGGTGCTGCGCATAACTTATATGATGATAAAGCAAACGATCCGGGGCTGGCTCCTAAATCCAATTTGTATACCAAGCAATCCGATTATACATACTTAAGACAATATACGGTTCCTTCCTTCGCCGTATTCGGAAATATAAATTTTAAAAGTTAG
- a CDS encoding Spy/CpxP family protein refolding chaperone — protein MKPNTIKKFLLILLVTGSSNLLLADPPPPPPPFGPEPFDLYGPGPGGPGHGHGPRREEGRDFEKFAKELGMTQEQIDKAKAAREKRFSTTKAMSDKLPNLHEDLRKLLESPKVDMSAVRSKLKEIGDLQLELRILHIQGRLEFESFLNHDQKQKLTQLHKERIQRIKDRRDHFPPPHRPPGPPGDRDCKGI, from the coding sequence TTGAAACCGAATACTATAAAAAAATTTCTACTCATACTCCTAGTAACGGGAAGTTCCAATCTGCTCCTTGCGGATCCTCCTCCCCCGCCCCCTCCTTTCGGCCCGGAACCTTTCGATCTATACGGCCCCGGACCGGGAGGTCCAGGTCATGGCCATGGACCAAGAAGAGAAGAAGGGAGAGATTTCGAAAAGTTCGCCAAGGAACTCGGGATGACCCAAGAACAGATCGATAAGGCTAAGGCTGCAAGAGAGAAAAGATTCTCTACAACCAAAGCAATGAGCGATAAGCTCCCGAACCTTCATGAAGATTTAAGAAAACTATTAGAATCTCCTAAAGTAGACATGAGTGCGGTTCGTTCTAAACTGAAGGAAATCGGAGATCTTCAACTTGAATTAAGAATTCTGCATATACAAGGCAGACTGGAATTCGAGTCCTTTTTAAACCATGATCAAAAACAAAAACTAACCCAACTTCACAAAGAGAGGATCCAAAGGATTAAGGATAGAAGGGACCATTTCCCTCCTCCTCATCGTCCCCCCGGGCCTCCCGGAGATCGGGACTGTAAAGGTATATGA
- a CDS encoding substrate-binding periplasmic protein → MLVFYKRTVVGRFVIVLLLLSFFPLSTEEGTFSRLDEIKKRGELKVSGNRNYEPFYIADPKDGYPGFDAELGKKYADFIGVKYTFANLPEFEDYAEAMKNGDIDIALAGLSSTLERSKRGRFSSPYLISTPGALVNKNAIPPPPEGNIISTVYFRSLKDLENISGLSFAVRAFSSSHEYIMRAFPNSRIFTYGSSDAAWDAVREGKANCFVGDSLYIKGHILKQPAILSNYRALIEPVQENHVSAFLPKGDIIFGRNFDFFLSEMKRTGELKALEDKYFNRSGWVK, encoded by the coding sequence ATGCTCGTTTTCTATAAAAGAACCGTGGTCGGTAGATTTGTAATTGTCCTTCTTCTTCTCTCTTTTTTTCCACTTAGCACAGAAGAGGGAACCTTCTCCCGATTGGATGAGATCAAAAAAAGGGGAGAATTAAAAGTTTCCGGAAACAGAAACTACGAGCCTTTTTATATAGCGGATCCTAAGGACGGATATCCTGGATTCGATGCGGAGTTGGGAAAGAAATACGCTGATTTTATCGGAGTTAAATATACGTTCGCAAATCTTCCTGAATTCGAGGATTATGCGGAAGCAATGAAGAACGGCGATATAGATATCGCTCTTGCAGGTTTAAGTTCTACATTAGAAAGATCTAAAAGAGGAAGGTTTAGTTCTCCTTATCTTATCTCTACTCCCGGGGCATTAGTGAACAAGAATGCGATCCCGCCTCCTCCTGAAGGAAATATTATCTCCACCGTATATTTCAGAAGTTTAAAGGACTTAGAAAATATCAGCGGGCTCAGTTTTGCGGTCCGAGCGTTTTCGAGTAGCCATGAATATATCATGAGAGCATTTCCGAATTCTCGTATCTTTACATACGGCTCCTCCGATGCGGCTTGGGATGCAGTAAGGGAAGGAAAGGCAAATTGTTTCGTAGGGGATTCTCTTTATATCAAGGGTCATATTTTAAAGCAGCCTGCTATCCTTTCCAATTACAGGGCTTTGATAGAGCCTGTCCAAGAAAATCATGTCAGTGCATTTTTGCCGAAGGGAGATATTATATTCGGACGCAATTTCGATTTCTTCCTTTCTGAAATGAAAAGGACAGGAGAATTGAAAGCACTCGAGGATAAGTATTTCAACAGAAGTGGTTGGGTGAAGTAG
- a CDS encoding acetoacetate--CoA ligase encodes MNRLLWTPKQDSIQNSRMTDFQNFVEKTIGKKFKNYSELHSWSVHDLNQFWGTLWDYAPVIHSQKYEEVFRSGARFRDAKFFPGAKLNFAENLLRKKDESLALFYRGESGAEAQLTYSELYKRVGALAAYLISEGVGPGDRVAGLMPNVPDTVLGMLATTSIGAIWTSCSPDFGAKGVLDRFGQIRPKILISTDRYEFKGKSLPLSGIVTEIAAQLPDLKKILIGEYPSIESKSLEKRMESFPKNSIPLEESYKPFWGKEPSFFQTTFDHPVYIMYSSGTTGLPKCMVQGSGVFLNHWKELALHSDLREGDGIFYYTTCGWMMWNWLVSSLSIGATVHLFDGNPFHPSPEVLFKYAADRKIKIFGVGAKYILTLEKDKYKPSSDLSSIGAVLSTGSPLPGYGFEYVYDSWGKGLRLSSISGGTDLNGCFALGNPNLPVHASELQSLGLGMAVEIFDDSGKPIHEQKGELVCTKPFPSMPLEFWNDSDGKKYEGAYFDTFPNIWRHGDFAEILSNGGMVVYGRSDATLNPGGVRIGTADLYSLLETISEIGDSVVIGQEWKDDVRVVLFLKMSPESNLTPELEARIRKDIKEKVSPRHVPAKIVQVADIPYTRNMKKVEIAVKKTVQGEPVTNKDALINPEALEYYKNLPQLSVD; translated from the coding sequence ATGAATCGACTCCTCTGGACTCCCAAACAAGACTCCATACAGAATTCTAGAATGACCGATTTCCAAAACTTTGTGGAAAAAACGATCGGCAAAAAATTCAAAAACTACTCCGAGCTACACTCCTGGTCTGTGCATGATCTAAATCAATTTTGGGGAACCCTCTGGGATTATGCTCCTGTGATACATTCCCAAAAATACGAAGAGGTCTTTCGATCCGGTGCTAGATTCAGGGATGCTAAATTCTTTCCTGGAGCTAAACTGAATTTTGCGGAAAATCTTTTAAGAAAGAAAGATGAAAGTCTCGCTCTATTTTATAGAGGAGAAAGTGGAGCAGAAGCACAACTAACTTACTCTGAGTTATATAAAAGGGTAGGTGCCTTAGCAGCTTATTTGATCTCGGAAGGAGTTGGACCAGGAGATAGAGTGGCTGGTCTGATGCCGAATGTTCCTGATACTGTTTTAGGTATGCTTGCTACAACCAGCATCGGAGCAATATGGACCTCCTGCTCTCCTGATTTCGGCGCAAAGGGTGTTCTGGATCGTTTCGGACAGATCCGACCTAAGATACTCATTAGCACCGATAGATACGAGTTTAAAGGAAAGTCTCTTCCCTTATCAGGGATTGTTACTGAAATTGCAGCCCAGCTCCCGGATCTGAAAAAGATCCTAATCGGAGAATATCCTAGTATTGAATCTAAAAGTTTGGAAAAGAGAATGGAATCCTTTCCAAAGAATTCAATTCCATTAGAAGAATCTTATAAACCATTTTGGGGAAAGGAGCCGAGCTTCTTTCAGACTACTTTCGATCATCCTGTATATATCATGTATTCTTCGGGAACCACCGGGCTTCCTAAATGTATGGTCCAAGGCTCAGGCGTCTTTCTGAATCATTGGAAAGAACTCGCTCTTCATTCTGATTTGAGAGAAGGAGACGGGATATTCTATTATACTACCTGTGGATGGATGATGTGGAATTGGCTTGTGAGCTCTCTTTCTATAGGAGCTACGGTGCATTTATTTGATGGGAATCCATTTCATCCTAGTCCGGAAGTCCTTTTTAAATACGCAGCGGATAGAAAAATCAAGATCTTTGGAGTAGGAGCAAAATACATACTTACTCTTGAAAAGGACAAATACAAACCTTCTTCGGATCTGAGTTCTATAGGAGCCGTTCTTTCTACAGGATCACCTTTGCCGGGATACGGTTTCGAATATGTGTATGATTCTTGGGGTAAGGGGTTAAGGCTTTCTTCCATCTCGGGAGGCACAGATCTGAACGGATGCTTTGCATTAGGAAATCCGAATCTTCCGGTTCACGCTTCCGAATTGCAATCCTTGGGGCTTGGAATGGCGGTTGAGATCTTTGATGATTCCGGCAAACCGATACATGAACAAAAGGGAGAACTCGTTTGCACGAAGCCATTCCCTTCTATGCCTTTGGAATTTTGGAATGACTCTGACGGAAAAAAATATGAGGGAGCTTACTTCGATACCTTTCCGAATATTTGGAGACATGGAGATTTTGCGGAGATCTTATCCAACGGAGGAATGGTCGTTTATGGACGATCGGACGCTACCTTGAATCCGGGAGGAGTTCGTATCGGAACCGCCGACTTGTATAGTTTGCTCGAAACGATTTCGGAGATCGGAGATTCAGTAGTGATCGGGCAGGAATGGAAAGACGATGTAAGAGTGGTGTTATTCTTAAAGATGTCTCCCGAATCTAACCTCACTCCCGAATTAGAAGCAAGGATTCGAAAAGATATCAAGGAGAAGGTCTCGCCTAGACATGTGCCGGCAAAGATCGTACAAGTAGCCGATATCCCTTATACCCGAAACATGAAAAAGGTAGAGATCGCAGTCAAGAAAACCGTGCAAGGCGAACCAGTTACGAACAAGGACGCCTTGATAAACCCGGAAGCATTAGAATATTATAAAAATCTTCCGCAGTTATCCGTAGATTGA
- a CDS encoding LIC10920 family plasminogen-binding lipoprotein — MVCQNASSDKVNLTVYGDGEAFSIDGTVDMDKTASCGTASPYSSSSSTTTTTTTTSTTSTTSLFTVISRLYFTSGEYIYLKFLYDSTQNQGSIDSTQGFSFSGGIGTKAVVSNYGKIYWGGSGVPVDTSVTSSQALSYLTVTLDLVGTAVASGSAALALTQCYTVDFINCTSATSTSMCYTQDGTTCYNTQSITGPSVSIQGEVNCTSNTVSSSSSSSSSTTQ; from the coding sequence ATCGTTTGCCAAAATGCAAGTTCGGATAAAGTAAACTTAACCGTTTACGGAGACGGAGAAGCATTCAGTATAGATGGAACAGTAGACATGGACAAGACTGCAAGCTGCGGAACTGCAAGTCCTTACAGTTCCAGTTCTTCAACGACTACCACTACAACAACCACTTCGACTACGAGCACCACGAGTCTATTTACCGTGATCAGCCGTTTGTATTTTACGAGCGGGGAATATATTTATTTGAAATTCTTATACGATAGCACCCAGAACCAAGGCTCAATCGATTCTACCCAAGGCTTTTCTTTTTCTGGAGGGATCGGCACTAAGGCCGTGGTTTCCAACTACGGTAAGATCTATTGGGGAGGAAGTGGCGTGCCTGTAGATACAAGTGTAACTTCTTCTCAAGCACTTTCTTATTTAACCGTTACATTGGATCTGGTGGGAACAGCGGTCGCGAGTGGAAGTGCTGCTCTTGCTCTGACCCAATGCTATACTGTGGACTTCATCAATTGCACTTCGGCAACTTCTACAAGCATGTGCTATACTCAAGATGGAACCACTTGTTATAATACTCAGTCGATTACAGGACCTTCGGTCAGCATCCAGGGAGAAGTGAATTGCACGAGTAATACTGTTTCTTCAAGCAGTTCTTCCAGTTCTAGTACAACACAATAG
- the rodA gene encoding rod shape-determining protein RodA, with product MMSDRSIDRIDYFLVGSVIIVVICSVLTLYSQEYNFDDPSIGLMAHKWFKQFIFFLVGLVVMWFVSRVNYQLIGAYALFVYGFAILLLMLTLVKWIGYLPSSRGARSWIKIGPFLLQASEFAKLATVILLGQYLVLKEKEMKKLVVLVIPFGIVLLPMVLILLQPDFGTAVSFLPILFTMLFLGGADYLHIGSFITFGGISLVLPMYVEYSKLTLLNDILAFLQRTGKTDLLSVVNRLGGKTWQVIDGKEVAGANLTPKTLSALKEAVEQVVDLEASFVFKLLSNQALLIGVGAALIIFSIVMILLRIARGSKTLRTYYIPLGILGVSLLSAVVVMKTVPFRENQVIRLTAFLNPDEFKQGAGYQLRASKPAVGSGKLVGKGFLNAEMTEGKIPHVPEASTDFIFASWAEQTGFIGSVFLLFFLFSIPLRGLQISYESKDRFGSLLASGIVAMLFYHMAINIGIVLGLMPVTGIPLSFMSYGGSHLIMSMVAVGIILSIKMRKHAN from the coding sequence ATGATGTCCGACAGATCCATAGATAGAATCGATTATTTTCTAGTCGGATCCGTGATCATAGTTGTGATCTGCAGCGTTCTAACTCTGTATTCTCAAGAATATAATTTCGACGATCCTTCTATCGGGCTCATGGCTCATAAATGGTTTAAGCAATTCATATTCTTCTTAGTTGGTCTCGTAGTGATGTGGTTCGTATCCAGAGTCAATTACCAATTGATCGGTGCGTATGCTTTATTCGTATACGGTTTTGCTATTCTTCTCTTGATGCTAACCTTGGTGAAATGGATCGGCTATCTTCCTTCTAGCAGGGGAGCTAGATCTTGGATCAAGATCGGTCCCTTCTTATTGCAGGCTTCCGAGTTCGCAAAACTTGCGACCGTGATCCTTCTTGGTCAGTACTTGGTCTTAAAAGAGAAGGAGATGAAGAAGTTAGTCGTACTCGTGATCCCTTTCGGGATCGTGCTTCTTCCGATGGTATTGATCTTATTGCAGCCAGACTTCGGAACTGCAGTGTCCTTTCTTCCGATCTTATTCACTATGTTGTTCTTAGGAGGAGCGGATTATTTGCATATCGGCTCCTTCATTACATTCGGAGGCATCTCTCTTGTACTTCCAATGTATGTCGAATATTCCAAGCTTACTCTCTTAAATGATATATTAGCTTTTCTGCAAAGAACAGGAAAGACGGATCTTCTATCTGTAGTAAACAGGTTGGGCGGAAAGACCTGGCAGGTGATCGACGGAAAAGAAGTAGCCGGAGCGAATCTTACTCCTAAGACATTGTCTGCTTTGAAGGAAGCGGTGGAACAGGTTGTGGATTTGGAAGCGAGTTTCGTATTCAAACTTTTATCCAACCAGGCACTACTCATCGGAGTGGGCGCGGCTCTCATTATTTTCAGTATCGTTATGATCCTCTTGAGAATTGCGAGAGGATCCAAAACATTACGTACTTATTATATTCCTTTGGGGATCTTGGGTGTTAGCCTTCTTTCTGCGGTAGTCGTGATGAAAACGGTCCCATTCCGAGAGAACCAGGTAATTCGTCTGACAGCTTTCTTGAACCCGGACGAGTTCAAACAAGGCGCTGGATATCAGCTGAGAGCTTCTAAGCCTGCGGTTGGTTCCGGAAAACTTGTAGGAAAAGGTTTCCTAAACGCTGAAATGACCGAAGGAAAGATCCCTCATGTCCCTGAGGCAAGCACTGACTTTATCTTTGCATCCTGGGCCGAGCAGACTGGGTTTATAGGATCTGTTTTCTTATTATTTTTCTTATTCTCGATTCCTTTGAGAGGGCTCCAGATCAGTTATGAGAGTAAGGATAGATTCGGTTCCTTGCTTGCATCTGGGATTGTTGCCATGCTATTCTATCACATGGCGATCAATATCGGGATTGTGCTTGGGCTCATGCCTGTAACGGGGATCCCGCTTTCCTTTATGAGTTACGGTGGATCTCACTTGATCATGTCCATGGTTGCGGTCGGGATTATTCTTTCGATCAAGATGAGAAAACACGCCAACTAA
- a CDS encoding lytic transglycosylase domain-containing protein, giving the protein MLQPKVRKRYIFIAALPMVYQSLVAPITGSLFEGNGTSPGPKPEISYIREFIASQRPSIKEEELELLTQTVQKESLRIEDSACGLYCEKGEKVGLLLGLIWTESEFYKKARSKKNARGYMQIMPGTGAWIGSWEGKTVKEKDLFETETNIHLGVSYLNHLLETEKGDVRRALLSYNAGPGAVKKWGGVPSYAENIFSTQADYLGSRN; this is encoded by the coding sequence ATGCTCCAGCCCAAAGTTAGAAAAAGATACATATTCATAGCTGCCCTACCCATGGTGTACCAGTCATTGGTTGCCCCAATCACGGGATCCCTATTCGAGGGAAATGGAACTTCTCCGGGTCCAAAACCGGAAATCAGCTATATCCGGGAATTCATCGCCTCCCAAAGGCCCAGCATAAAAGAAGAAGAGCTGGAATTACTCACCCAAACAGTGCAAAAGGAGTCCCTACGGATCGAAGATTCCGCCTGCGGCCTATATTGCGAGAAGGGAGAGAAGGTCGGCCTGCTACTTGGATTGATATGGACCGAGTCGGAATTCTATAAGAAGGCCAGATCCAAGAAGAATGCCAGGGGATATATGCAGATTATGCCGGGCACAGGTGCTTGGATCGGTTCCTGGGAAGGAAAGACGGTGAAAGAAAAGGACTTATTCGAGACGGAAACGAATATCCATCTGGGAGTTTCTTATCTGAACCACCTTCTGGAAACCGAAAAGGGAGATGTAAGAAGAGCCCTACTCTCTTACAACGCAGGCCCTGGCGCAGTCAAGAAATGGGGAGGAGTTCCTTCCTATGCGGAGAATATTTTCTCCACCCAAGCAGATTATCTAGGCAGTAGGAATTAA
- a CDS encoding DUF1858 domain-containing protein has protein sequence MSEAVKPRFFKEMTVGEAIGLHPEAGLVFSSYHLGGCSHCSINELETIEQVCMGYGVEVDVLLESLNNLLEDGE, from the coding sequence ATGTCGGAAGCGGTCAAGCCAAGATTTTTTAAGGAAATGACGGTCGGAGAAGCGATCGGACTCCATCCTGAAGCGGGACTAGTATTCTCCAGCTATCATTTAGGTGGATGCTCTCACTGTTCTATCAATGAATTAGAGACTATTGAACAAGTTTGCATGGGCTACGGTGTCGAAGTAGACGTTCTTCTCGAAAGCTTAAATAATCTTTTGGAAGACGGAGAGTAA